A segment of the Peptoclostridium acidaminophilum DSM 3953 genome:
AGCCAATGCTATAGCTATGAACAGTATTGCGCAAACCGAAGTAATCTTTGAGAATGTAGCATCTAGCCCTCTTGCCTTTGTTCCCATAACCTGCTCTGCACCGCCGGCTATAGAGCCTGAAAGACCAGC
Coding sequences within it:
- the secG gene encoding preprotein translocase subunit SecG, with protein sequence MKTFLMVIMLIVSLVLIASVLLQSGKSAGLSGSIAGGAEQVMGTKARGLDATFSKITSVCAILFIAIALALVAIQ